A part of Oncorhynchus kisutch isolate 150728-3 linkage group LG2, Okis_V2, whole genome shotgun sequence genomic DNA contains:
- the pou3f2b gene encoding POU domain, class 3, transcription factor 2, with product MSGLLPVATTSISHFCPMNSGTRRSAGARRCVHLAECLGDACGKTVTVKCKVPLIRAISPAPRVMATTASNHYNILTSSASIVHSEPGSMQQASAYRDAQTLLQSDYSLQSNSHPLSHAHQWITALSHGEGAPWSTSPLGEQDIKPAVQGTRDEMHSSNNLQHQHQPRPPHLVHQSHGNHHDARAWRTTAAHIPSMATSNGQSLIYSQPGFGVNGLIPGSGQGMHHHNLRDAHEDHHSPHLSDHGHQSSQHQQQSHHDHSDEDTPTSDDLEQFAKQFKQRRIKLGFTQADVGLALGTLYGNVFSQTTICRFEALQLSFKNMCKLKPLLNKWLEEADSTSGSPTSLDKIAAQGRKRKKRTSIEVSVKGALETHFLKCPKPAAAEITSLADGLQLEKEVVRVWFCNRRQKEKRMTPPGGPLPGTEDVYGDTPPHHGVQTPVQ from the coding sequence ATGAGTGGGCTGTTGCCAGTAGCAACCACGTCCATCAGCCATTTCTGTCCAATGAACAGCGGGACGAGGCGGAGTGCAGGTGCGCGCCGCTGTGTCCACTTGGCAGAGTGCCTGGGAGACGCCTGTGGCAAAACAGTAACTGTCAAATGCAAGGTTCCTTTAATAAGAGCGATCAGTCCGGCTCCGAGAGTCATGGCGACCACAGCGTCTAATCATTACAATATCCTCACCTCCAGCGCATCCATTGTGCACTCGGAGCCCGGGAGCATGCAGCAAGCATCGGCGTACAGGGACGCGCAGACCCTGTTGCAGAGTGACTACTCATTGCAGAGCAACAGTCACCCGCTCAGCCACGCGCACCAGTGGATAACGGCACTGTCGCACGGAGAGGGAGCTCCGTGGTCAACCAGTCCGCTCGGTGAGCAGGACATCAAACCCGCGGTGCAGGGCACCAGAGACGAGATGCACAGTTCCAATAACCTGCAGCACCAGCATCAGCCGCGACCGCCCCACCTGGTGCACCAGTCACATGGGAACCACCACGACGCCCGAGCGTGGAGAACTACCGCAGCCCACATACCCAGCATGGCAACATCCAATGGCCAGAGCCTTATTTATTCACAGCCCGGATTCGGCGTCAACGGCCTGATTCCAGGCAGCGGACAGGGAATGCACCACCACAACCTAAGAGATGCACACGAAGACCACCACAGCCCGCATCTCAGCGACCACGGCCACCAGTCGTCCCAGCACCAGCAACAGAGTCACCACGACCATTCGGACGAGGATACACCGACCTCCGACGACTTGGAGCAGTTCGCCAAGCAGTTTAAGCAGCGGAGGATCAAGCTGGGCTTCACTCAAGCTGACGTCGGACTCGCCTTGGGAACGCTGTATGGAAATGTGTTTTCCCAAACCACTATTTGCAGGTTCGAGGCCCTGCAGCTCAGCTTCAAAAACATGTGTAAACTCAAGCCTTTGTTGAACAAGTGGTTGGAAGAAGCGGATTCCACCTCGGGCAGCCCAACCAGCTTGGACAAAATCGCTGCACAAGGGAGGAAAAGGAAAAAACGGACCTCTATCGAGGTAAGCGTAAAAGGGGCGTTGGAGACCCATTTCTTGAAGTGTCCTAAACCCGCAGCGGCGGAAATTACTTCCCTGGCGGACGGTCTACAGCTGGAGAAAGAGGTGGTGAGGGTTTGGTTTTGTaacaggagacagaaagagaaacggATGACTCCTCCCGGTGGACCGCTTCCTGGAACCGAGGATGTGTATGGGGACACACCGCCACATCATGGAGTCCAAACACCGGTTCAATGA